A segment of the Methanothermococcus thermolithotrophicus DSM 2095 genome:
TTTTCGGTTTTAAATTCATAGCCCATTTTTCTAAGTTTTGATTCTATGTCCTTCAACCTTGGATTGTTAACGCCCAATTCCTTTGGAACTTTTCTACCTTCTTTTCTACTCTTTTTAGCATCTATGTACGTTGGCCAGATTATAATTTCTTTTGTCCCTGAGTTATTGTTATCATTCTTAGATGCTATCATATTTTCACCTTATCCACTTTTCTTTA
Coding sequences within it:
- a CDS encoding signal recognition particle subunit SRP19/SEC65 family protein, whose product is MIASKNDNNNSGTKEIIIWPTYIDAKKSRKEGRKVPKELGVNNPRLKDIESKLRKMGYEFKTEKDKSYPRENWKICGYIKVKVNDENISKLEFLKRLCKSLKA